A portion of the Sabethes cyaneus chromosome 3, idSabCyanKW18_F2, whole genome shotgun sequence genome contains these proteins:
- the LOC128742994 gene encoding pre-mRNA-splicing factor CWC25 homolog, producing the protein MGGGDLNTKKSWHPNTFKNQERVWKAEQADADEKRKLAELQHEIDEERNREELKSMAKKSGLIADTDGDRKLEWMYKGPQVNREEYLLGRTIDKTFEQLDAQEKAGPSVGISQPKNHVEHECIPFSIRQYKGLEGTEQVDIARKLMEDPLMAIKQKEVESRQKILENPVKLKELHRLLKSDRSIHERKDKNKKLKKKSKKKERKSSSDSESDSGNERQDLDKILAEKYKKIKSKEGDKIGLDKLLNMKYQKLSKELNKLAKPKKHRKNSSSSESNTSDSDSNNAREQSKRRHHGKDQDRSERYKSNKHSTERMRHRSVSNSPDRRDGRKRERSHRESYRFREDDRRRSPAAKRERSRSRDRRPHRHKSPIPSDSDSSSNEKGLPNRDDSDDDRKSSKARNFGLVSASGKKLHLSKRNEVRLYKREEIKAHQANQKPSWNRPEKKAPLTEGEIEARRKAMLQNAEWRDSERQKNVRRYEDEDRKEEQKEKNSKYDKNFITKQFKHAANNETVEKRIKSNRNNIQRAGGSMSTHFAKR; encoded by the exons ATGGGAGGTGGAGACTTG aacacaaaaaaatctTGGCATCCAAATACATTCAAAAACCAAGAGCGCGTTTGGAAAGCTGAACAAGCCGATGCCGATGAAAAACGGAAACTTGCGGAACTGCAGCATGAAATAGACGAGGAGCGCAATCGTGAGGAACTAAAAAGTATGGCTAAGAAATCCGGTCTCATTGCCGACACCGACGGCGATCGCAAACTGGAATGGATGTACAAAGGGCCACAGGTTAACCGAGAGGAGTACTTGCTGGGTCGCACAATCGATAAAACTTTTGAACAGCTGGATGCACAGGAAAAAGCAGGCCCGAGTGTAGGAATAAGTCAGCCGAAAAACCACGTCGAGCATGAATGTATTCCGTTTTCTATCCGTCAATACAAGGGATTAGAGGGAACAGAACAAGTCGATATTGCCAGAAAGTTGATGGAAGATCCTCTGATGGCTATCAAGCAAAAGGAGGTCGAAAGCCGACAAAAGATATTGGAGAATCCTGTGAAGCTAAAAGAGCTGCATCGTTTGCTGAAAAGCGACCGTAGCATTCATGAGCggaaagataaaaataaaaaattgaaaaaaa AATCCAAGAAGAAGGAAAGGAAATCCAGTTCGGATAGTGAATCCGACTCAGGAAACGAGAGGCAAGATTTAGATAAAATTCTTgcagaaaaatacaaaaagattAAATCTAAGGAAGGTGACAAAATTGGCTTAGATAAATTGTTAAATATGAAGTATCAAAAGCTATCTAAAGAGCTGAATAAATTAGCTAAACCAAAAAAGCACAGAAAaaatagcagcagcagtgagAGTAATACCTCAGACTCAGACTCGAATAATGCAAGGGAGCAATCAAAAAGAAGACATCACGGTAAAGATCAGGATCGGTCGGAACGATACAAATCAAACAAGCATAGTACAGAGAGAATGCGTCACCGAAGTGTCTCGAATAGTCCAGATCGTAGAGATGGTCGGAAACGAGAACGATCGCATCGAGAAAGTTATCGTTTTAGAGAAGACGATCGCAGACGCTCTCCGGCAGCAAAACGTGAGCGTTCACGTTCGAGAGATCGCAGACCTCATCGTCACAAGTCACCAATCCCATCGGATTCGGATTCTTCGTCTAACGAAAAAGGTTTACCCAACCGCGATGATTCTGACGATGATCGGAAATCATCGAAAGCGAGAAATTTTGGTCTTGTGTCGGCTTCTGGCAAAAAGTTACACTTGTCTAAACGCAATGAAGTGCGTCTttacaaaagagaagaaataaAGGCCCATCAGGCCAACCAGAAGCCATCGTGGAACCGCCCAGAGAAAAAAGCTCCTTTGACCGAGGGGGAAATTGAAGCCCGCCGAAAGGCTATGCTGCAGAATGCAGAATGGAGGGATAGTGAGCGTCAGAAAAACGTTCGCCGCTATGAGGACGAAGACCGCAAGGAagaacaaaaagagaaaaattcaaaatatgaTAAGAATTTTATCACTAAGCAGTTCAAACATGCCGCAAATAACGAAACGGTGGAAAAACGGATCAAGTCTAACCGGAACAACATTCAACGGGCCGGTGGTTCGATGAGTACGCATTTCGCAAAACGGTAG
- the LOC128741805 gene encoding aspartate aminotransferase, mitochondrial: MACSKVLQRSASLLQNPASFGNYVGPRSCSWWSAVQMGPPDVILGVTEAYKRDTNPKKINLGVGAYRDDNGKPFVLPSVLKAEQRLTDKKLDKEYSPISGTAEFCKQSILLALGDDSSHVANGQNATVQGISGTGALRVGGAFLANFFPGSKDIYLPTPSWGNHGPIFRHSGLNVKAYRYYDPATCGFDFKGALEDLSKIPEHSVVLLHACAHNPTGVDPRPEQWAEMSAVVKKRKLFPFFDMAYQGFASGDVAKDALAVRAFLKDGHQIALAQSFAKNMGLYGERAGAFSLICSSKEEADRTMSQIKILIRPMYSNPPIHGARLVTEILSDSGLRQEWLKDVKLMADRIISVRSTLQNNLKKLGSSRNWQHITDQIGMFCFTGMNQQQCERLTKDFSVYLTKDGRISMAGVTSKNVDYLAEAIHAVTK; the protein is encoded by the exons ATGGCATGTTCAAAGGTACTTCAGCGGTCAGCAAGTTTGCTGCAAAATCCGGCCAGTTTTGGAAACTACGTTGGACCTCGATCATG CTCATGGTGGAGCGCAGTTCAGATGGGTCCTCCGGACGTCATTCTGGGAGTGACGGAGGCCTACAAGCGCGATACTAATCCAAAGAAAATCAACCTAGGCGTTGGAGCTTATCGGGACGACAACGGTAAGCCGTTTGTACTTCCAAGTGTTCTGAAGGCCGAACAACGCCTAACGGATAAGAAGCTGGACAAAGAATATTCGCCAATCAGCGGAACGGCAGAGTTCTGCAAACAGAGCATTTTGTTGGCGCTCGGAGATGATAGCTCACACGTAGCGAATGGACAGAATGCCACGGTTCAGGGTATTAGTGGAACCGGTGCGCTGCGAGTTGGTGGCGCATTTTTGGCAAATTTTTTCCCTGGATCGAAGGATATATATCTGCCGACACCATCCTGGGGCAACCATGGTCCCATCTTTCGGCATTCGGGACTAAATGTTAAGGCTTATCGGTACTACGATCCTGCCACTTGTGGATTCGACTTCAAGGGAGCATTGGAAGACCTCTCG AAAATTCCTGAGCATTCCGTAGTATTACTGCACGCATGCGCGCATAATCCAACAGGAGTCGATCCACGACCGGAACAATGGGCAGAAATGTCTGCGGTGGTGAAAAAGCGAAAACTGTTTCCATTTTTCGACATGGCCTATCAGGGCTTTGCCAGTGGAGATGTCGCCAAGGATGCGCTTGCTGTGCGTGCATTTTTGAAGGACGGTCATCAAATTGCCTTGGCCCAGAGTTTTGCGAAAAATATGGGTCTCTATGGTGAGCGTGCTGGAGCATTTTCATTGATCTGCTCAAGTAAGGAAGAAGCTGATCGTACTATGTCTCAGATAAAGATTCTGATTCGTCCGATGTACTCTAATCCTCCGATTCATGGTGCTAGGCTGGTTACGGAAATTCTGTCCGATTCCGGTCTGCGCCAAGAATGGTTGAAGGATGTTAAACTGATGGCTGATCGTATTATCTCGGTACGATCGACCCTGCAGAATAATCTGAAAAAACTCGGGTCGTCTCGAAACTGGCAACATATTACcgatcagattggtatgttctgctttACCGGTATGAACCAGCAGCAATGCGAACGGCTGACCAAGGATTTCAGTGTGTATCTAACCAAAGatggtcgcatctcgatggcagGCGTTACATCTAAGAACGTTGACTATTTAGCGGAAGCCATTCACGCTGTGACCAAGTAA
- the LOC128742710 gene encoding BRCA2-interacting transcriptional repressor EMSY yields the protein MWPMKLDMTRDECRGVLRRLELESYSSIVSTFRAQGGLCKEKARILEDLRRQLHISQDRHKAEARRVANDEKLTTVAELISGPNTYQDWCREGRRTFPILPRTTPYTALTYIANTVCEQISRQNAKLPHPFETCQNRLEKEQEEEEKRKLLEEKQQQQLLTQSQPQPVQSEVESTDVITLTPPLEPNAHTPKPVVTEDPFVEAANKSYINDLKRSYPIDPISQLSGRALVADKSPVRKKPQLYQELQKQEPLLTPNPIVTFHHQPPQSFSLQQPLSPHKSLASPTNFGTAPSTSSNINNNVTNNTKTQGKSGNKSERSRKTPASSRKNQNKSKTPYQANKQSNAAGTKASKNAAMPEQPLLPQQQLVGVPASIDTKTGAKNTSANSPHLIHSYASPLRPHKAAQHGGISEISNEPLQLQKHLTSNITYQSQQSQQSFGMSVTAPLKSPTFVASAITGQQIQNIPSNLNYSGQQQLLPSSKKDIQYNLTKLNPTNNVAPMKNNLNIPLKQSSSSLSQGKTHPLLNYQKKSPSKNVLIPTSSATAAALASLGIPKPIQRKDNPLPVGGKFQDVEQIGHLNPADIPNPKIVFSTAGSNQQAAPSRPSAGSQITILDQITLHPPNTPLIPPSTAVPQQVSLASSSVTLANFATNTITPITPISVSAPLKPIGTTAASKIVALKGPNLAGFTPVKGGNKLSVHKLQLVPIGQPGGKNNVIVLPAKTATALNPGQKITIPKSVIDTSSTVSPPKVIVQQQPDLNNIVVLDIGSDQQKLKATNLIGQQQQNLSASVKSVITEDTPVDIVTTPLDVVTGAVKLQELSKGFHPMSAAGSPLTEKMVKPQPTYSSSTTIAATTVSKYTTNSATKTTKFEADSTASGPSLTVTRKTKTNHRSTAAVSASPSTVVQSSKSTKLKPTAAVASSTTTPAEEPPSTSRASVMSTTDWELELDQANQITPLKTSNVIAKAPPKPAIKPKPAVSAVTISKPVAPSFPASSSSRKAPPQPLSSSSISSTSSSNASKLAITIGQSGASSDTRIAPPPPPPTAQQRPTLPLPTMPLAVPTSTPKAKQSQLLSAMTTTSPNERSDDTSATDSADAEEDPEEGIGDEEDDDPIEEEAEEMIIVDEHHFNAVIEEEAELDEAFNEQELDGERVEIVNVGYETSRALIADLEDTETAAVAESATRGKTGAELNPSTMNFEQFIVDTEGDTENGPSNVEKATTVDSRTAATPGNGKNIMFEMLEIDAEGNKHTRTLSYEEALAEGQLPATEALLAGSTKGTTAGGLSSGSGTAKSKTKPHSQERR from the exons ATGTGGCCGATGAAGCTGGACATGACACGGGACGAGTGCCGAGGTGTTCTGCGTAGGCTTG AGCTGGAGTCCTATTCGAGTATTGTGAGTACATTTCGTGCACAGGGAGGGCTGTGCAAAGAAAAAGCGCGAATACTCGAAGATCTTCGGAGACAGCTACATATATCCCAGGACAGACACAAAGCTGAAGCCCGTCGAGTTGCCAACGATGAAAAATTAACAACGGTGGCAGAACT AATTTCGGGTCCAAACACCTATCAGGACTGGTGCCGAGAAGGTCGCCGAACTTTCCCCATATTACCTCGAACAACACCCTATACAGCATTGACCTATATCGCGAACACGGTCTGCGAACAGATTTCCCGTCAAAATGCCAAATTGCCACATCCATTCGAAACGTGTCAAAACCGATTAGAGAAAGAGCAAGAGGAGGAAGAGAAGCGGAAATTACTCGAAGagaaacaacagcagcagctttTGACACAGTCGCAGCCACAACCTGTGCAATCGGAAGTAGAATCGACTGATGTAATCACACTTACACCACCGTTGGAACCGAATGCCCATACACCCAAGCCAGTTGTGACGGAGGATCCG TTTGTTGAAGCGGCCAACAAGAGTTATATAAATGATTTGAAGAGATCGTACCCTATAGATCCGATCTCTCAGCTATCAGGGAGAGCCCTTGTCGCCGATAAGTCACCGGTGCGAAAGAAACCTCAGTTATATCAGGAACTGCAAAAGCAGGAACCTCTACTTACGCCGAACCCAATTGTAACGTTCCACCATCAGCCACCGCAGTCATTCTCGCTTCAACAGCCACTTTCCCCGCACAAGTCTCTAGCCTCTCCTACTAACTTTGGCACGGCACCGTCGACCAGTAGCAACATCAATAATAATGTAACAAACAATACTAAAACACAAGGTAAGAGTGGCAATAAATCCGAGCGTTCTCGGAAAACGCCAGCTTCATCAAGAAAGAATCAGAACAAATCGAAAACACCATATCAGGCAAACAAACAGTCGAACGCCGCAGGAACAAAAGCTTCGAAAAATGCAGCAATGCCGGAACAGCCTTTGTTGCCACAACAGCAGTTGGTTGGAGTTCCAGCATCCATTGATACTAAAACCGGAGCCAAGAATACTAGCGCGAATAGCCCACACTTAATACACTCGTACGCTAGTCCACTACGACCACACAAGGCTGCACAACATGGTGGAATTTCGGAGATTTCAAACGAACCACTGCAGTTACAAAAGCACCTTACGTCCAATATCACGTATCAATCGCAACAAAGCCAACAATCGTTCGGTATGTCAGTAACAGCTCCGCTGAAGTCACCAACGTTTGTTGCTTCCGCAATTACTGGACAGCAAATACAAAACATACCATCAAATCTAAATTATTCCGGCCAACAGCAACTTCTCCCGTCATCCAAAAAGGATATTCAATACAATCTCACCAAGTTGAATCCCACCAACAACGTTGCTCCGATGAAGAACAATTTAAACATACCGTTGAAGCAGTCCAGTTCATCCCTTTCGCAAGGAAAAACGCACCCACTATTGAACTATCAGAAAAAATCACCCTCAAAGAATGTGTTGATACCGACTTCTTCCGCTACAGCTGCTGCTCTGGCCAGTCTCGGTATTCCCAAGCCGATACAAAGAAAAGATAACCCGTTGCCAGTTGGCGGTAAATTTCAGGATGTCGAacaaataggccatttaaatcCAGCTGATATTCCGAACCCGAAAATCGTATTTTCAACGGCCGGCAGCAATCAGCAAGCTGCGCCCAGTAGGCCATCAGCTGGAAGCCAGATTACGATTCTTGATCAAATTACATTGCATCCACCAAACACGCCATTGATCCCGCCATCTACAGCAGTACCTCAGCAGGTTTCACTCGCCTCTTCATCCGTAACATTAGCCAATTTTGCAACAAACACGATAACGCCGATCACACCAATCAGTGTATCAGCGCCTTTGAAACCGATCGGAACGACGGCTGCCAGCAAAATAGTTGCACTGAAGGGGCCTAATTTGGCTGGTTTCACTCCAGTCAAGGGTGGAAACAAATTGTCCGTGCACAAACTGCAGCTGGTCCCCATCGGTCAACCGGGCGGTAAAAACAACGTAATTGTGCTTCCAGCAAAAACCGCTACGGCTTTGAATCCAGGGCAAAAAATTACTATTCCGAAAAGTGTCATAGACACGAGCTCAACCGTTAGTCCACCGAAAGTTATCGTTCAACAGCAGCCTGATTTGAATAACATAGTTGTTCTGGATATTGGTTCGGATCAACAGAAGCTCAAGGCGACCAATTTGATTggtcagcagcagcagaacttATCAGCGAGTGTCAAATCGGTCATCACAGAGGACACGCCAGTTGATATTGTTACAACCCCGTTGGATGTAGTAACAGGAGCGGTTAAGTTGCAAGAGCTCTCGAAAGGCTTCCATCCGATGTCCGCGGCTGGTTCTCCGTTGACTGAAAAAATGGTCAAACCTCAGCCAACGTATTCATCCAGCACCACGATAGCGGCAACGACCGTCTCCAAATACACCACAAACAGCGCAACAAAAACCACAAAATTTGAAGCTGATAGCACAGCCTCTGGACCGTCGCTGACAGTCACCcgcaaaacgaaaacaaatcatcGTTCGACGGCAGCAGTGTCCGCCTCCCCGAGCACCGTTGTACAAAGTAGCAAATCTACAAAACTGAAGCCAACCGCTGCTGTTGCTAGCTCTACAACTACCCCGGCAGAGGAGCCACCCTCGACAAGCAGAGCGTCAGTGATGAGCACAACCGACTGGGAATTGGAACTGGACCAAGCGAATCAGATTACCCCACTCAAGACCAGCAACGTAATCGCAAAAGCACCTCCGAAGCCAGCCATCAAACCCAAGCCGGCAGTTTCAGCTGTTACAATTTCCAAACCAGTCGCACCCTCCTTCCCAGCGAGCAGCAGTTCGCGCAAGGCTCCACCGCAACCACTGTCCTCTAGTTCGATTAGCTCAACCTCATCCTCTAATGCTTCAAAACTTGCAATAACAATTGGACAATCCGGCGCTTCGTCGGACACTAGAATAGCACCACCGCCTCCACCTCCTACAGCACAACAAAGGCCCACTTTGCCGCTTCCCACCATGCCGCTCGCGGTTCCAACCTCAACGCCTAAAGCTAAGCAATCCCAGCTGCTGTCTGCGATGACCACGACTTCGCCGAATGAGCGAAGTGACGACACGTCGGCCACTGATTCGGCCGACGCCGAAGAAGATCCGGAGGAGGGAATTGGCGACGAAGAAGACGATGATCCGATTGAAGAGGAAGCGGAGGAGATGATCATTGTCGATGAGCATCACTTCAATGCTGTGATTGAAGAAGAAGCGGAGTTGGACGAAGCATTCAACGAGCAGGAGCTCGACGGTGAACGAGTGGAAATCGTTAACGTCGGATACG AAACATCTCGAGCGTTGATTGCTGATTTGGAGGATACGGAGACTGCCGCTGTAGCAGAAAGTGCTACTCGCGGTAAAACCGGTGCCGAACTCAATCCTTCAACCATGAACTTTGAGCAGTTTATTGTGGACACCGAAGGTGACACAGAAAACGGACCAAGCAATGTGGAGAAAGCCACAACGGTGGACTCGAGGACGGCAGCAACACcgggaaatggaaaaaatattatgtttgaaatgttGGAAATCGATGCCGAGGGGAACAAACACACGCGCACATTGTCCTACGAAGAAGCGTTGGCCGAAGGACAACTACCGGCGACGGAGGCCTTGCTGGCCGGTTCCACCAAGGGTACTACTGCTGGTGGCTTGTCATCGGGATCGGGGACGGCGAAAAGCAAAACGAAACCACACTCGCAAGAGCGCAGGTAA